Proteins encoded together in one Salmo salar chromosome ssa08, Ssal_v3.1, whole genome shotgun sequence window:
- the LOC106610094 gene encoding uncharacterized protein isoform X1: MANCMVFHTQIASVMEVLANAAVAEICKLVDDDYAVFRLEITQSQKENRALRRKLQLLELKVSRERAERTIRERVLTSRPSSVKVVDRYRGMARGGHLTGGHRSFVKAAGQNTWSDGQPITVDEGSGTSIQNIIVIESVDADAAGPGGSPLVKQEKSEGEEDTRHNREIQTGVPPIATEDNTTAPAQPRTQRSITEVSGTPNAVLKSETDTKTLTVTHRLLHTGFDHRSDHERLGLGRMGCPPAPSSEYLPVFHQTQRTVHSRGDGEGDTLDTGSDDLSSSYATEMEPGNISLGLETQTDLSRGDWNQYSSSVYSEGCLDKKGEGLVVDVKVEGDVPPTWNADSHLGDGHSQGREFLDYRGSLETNPNVATHSPLHAFRDRDPVSTSMGLSDSHGPVLFDQVLNSNDQRAKAQGGGETSGNSKEKRFLCMFCNKGFSCPQKVERHQRIHTGEKPYSCPQCEKKFSRQDHLKLHQKVHTGEKPYSCPQCHMRFTQAGNLKMHLKVHTGERPFACMHCGKKFSERRYLRIHQQKNHSTLT, translated from the exons atggctaactgtatggTTTTTCACACACAAATAGCCTCCGTCATGGAGGTGCTAGCTAATGCAGCCGTGGCAGAAatctgtaaactcgtagacgacgactatgcagtgtttcgtttggaaataactcaaagccagaaagaaaacagggcattgcggaggaaactacagctaCTGGAACTGAAGGTATCACGGGAGCGCGCAGAGAGGACAATACGAGAGCGCGTCCTCACTAGTCGTCCCAGTAGTGTCAAAGTCGTCGACCGATACAgaggaatggcaagag GTggacatctcactggaggccacagAAGCTTTGTGAAGGCAGCGGGACAAAATACATGGAGCGATGgccaaccaatcactgttgatgaggggagtggaacctcaaTTCAGAACATTATTGTGATAGAG TCTGTAGATGCAGATGCTGCAGGGCCCGGAGGATCGCCTCTGGTCAAGCAGGAAAagtctgaaggagaggaggacacaCGGCACAACAGAGAAATCCAAACTGGAGTGCCCCCTATAGCCACGGAGGACAACACCACCGCTCCAGCGCAGCCCAGGACCCAACGCAGCATCACGGAGGTCAGTGGAACGCCGAACGCCGTCctcaagtcagagacagacacaaagactTTAACTGTAACACACAGGCTCTTACACACAGGATTTGACCACAGATCAGACCAcgagagactggggctggggagaaTGGGCTGTCCTCCTGCTCCCAGCTCAGAGTACTTACCAGTATTTCACCAGACCCAGAGGACGGTTCATTCCCGTGGAGATGGTGAAGGTGACACATTAGACACGGGCAGTGATGATCTGTCTTCCTCTTACGCTACAGAGATGGAACCTGGCAACATATCCTTGGGTTTAGAGACacagactgatctgtctagaggggactggaaccagtacagtagtagtgtatactctgaagggtgCCTAGATAAGAAAGGGGAGGGTCTGGTCGTAGATGTGAAAGTGGAGGGCGATGTTCCTCCCACATGGAATGCAGATAGTCACCTAGGAGATGGACACTCACAGGGCAGAGAATTCTTAGATTACAGGGGAAGCTTGGAGACAAATCCAAATGTCGCAACCCACTCCCCTTTACACGCGTTCAGGGATCGCGACCCAGTGTCCACGTCGATGGGGCTTTCTGATTCACATGGCCCCGTCCTTTTcgatcaggtattgaactcaaacGACCAAAGGGCAAAGGCTCAGGGAGGAGGAGAAACATCAGGCAATAGTAAAGAGaaacggttcctctgcatgttctgtaacaaaggcttcagctgcccCCAGAAGGTGGAGAGGCACCAGAGGATCCACACAGGTgagaaaccctacagctgccCTCAGTGTGAGAAAAAGTTTTCCCGCCAGGACCACTTGAAGTTGCACCAgaaggtccacacaggggagaaaccctatagctgcccccagtgtcacatgcgcttTACCCAGGCTGGCAAcctgaagatgcacctgaaggtccacacaggagagaggccaTTCGCCTGTATGCACTGCGGGAAGAAGTTCTCAGAGAGGAGatacctcaggatacaccagcagaaaaaccATTCCACTCTAACATAG
- the LOC106610095 gene encoding zinc finger protein 18-like, which translates to MANCVGFHTQIASIMEVLANAAVAEICKLVDDDYAVFRLEVTQSQKENRGLRRKLQLLELKVARERAERTIRERVLASRPSSVKILDRYRGMARGEGHLTGGHRSFAKPAEHNTWRDDQPITVDEGSGTSTQHIILIESAEAAGPGVKQERSEGEEDPRHSRDNQTGAAGDPPVATEDTAPAQPRTQRSITEVSGMPNTVLKSETDTETLTVTHRLLHTGSDHRSDPERQGLGRLGCPPAPGSEYLPVFHQSHRMVHTRGDGYGDALNIGGDDPSCSYATEMDPGNMPLGLETQTDLSKGDWNRYSSSVHSEGCLDKKGEVIVIDEVTVKVEGDTPPTWNAESHLVEGHSQGRDFLGYRGSLETNLNIATPSSLHAFRGRDPVSALMGPSDSHGSVCFDQVLNSNDRTRAQTQGGGATSGNSKEKRFFCMFCNKGFSCPQKVEIHQRVHTGVKCFSCTQCQMRFVQAGDLKRHQRVHTGEKPYGCPQCEKRFSRQDHLKMHMKVHTGERPFACTHCGKRFSERRCLRIHQQKNHSTL; encoded by the exons atggctaactgtgtgggttttcacactcaaatagcctccatcatggaggtgctagcgaatgcagcagtggcagagatctgtaaactcgtagacgacgactatgcagtgtttcgtttggaagTAACTCAGagccagaaagaaaacagagGATTACGGAGGAAACTACAGCTATTGGAACTGAAGGTGGCACGGGAGCGCGCAGAGCGGACCATACGAGAGCGCGTCCTCGCCAGTCGTCCCAGTAGTGTCAAGATCCTCGACCGATACAgaggaatggcaagag gtgaaggacatctcactggaggccacaggagcTTTGCGAAGCCAGCAGAACACAATACATGGAGAGATGAtcaaccaatcactgttgatgaggggagtggaacaTCAACCCAGCACATTATCTTGATAGAG TCTGCAGAGGCTGCAGGTCCTGGGGTCAAGCAGGAGAgatctgaaggagaggaggacccaCGGCACAGCAGAGACAACCAGACTGGAGCGGCAGGTGATCCCCCTGTAGCCACGGAGGACACCGCTCCAGCGCAGCCCAGGACCCAACGCAGCATCACGGAGGTCAGTGGAATGCCGAACACCGTCctcaagtcagagacagacacagagactttaactgtaacacacaggcttttacacacaggatctgaccacagatcagacccagagagacagggcCTGGGGAGACTAGGCTGTCCTCCTGCCCCTGGCTCGGAGTATTTACCGGTATTTCATCAGAGCCACAGGATGGTTCATACCCGTGGGGATGGCTATGGTGATGCGTTAAACATTGGCGGTGATGATCCTTCTTGTTCTTATGCTACAGAGATGGACCCAGGCAACATGCCCTTGGGTTTAGAGACACAGACTGATCTGTCTAAAGGGGACTGGAAccggtacagtagtagtgtaCACTCTGAAGGGTGCCTAGATAAGAAAGGGGAGGTTATAGTCATAGATGAAGTGACTGTGAAAGTGGAGGGCGACACTCCTCCCACATGGAATGCAGAAAGTCACCTCGTAGAGGGACACTCACAAGGCAGAGATTTCTTAGGTTACAGGGGAAGCTTAGAGACAAATCTAAATATCGCCACCCCCTCCTCTTTACATGCGTTCAGGGGTCGCGACCCAGTGTCCGCGTTGATGGGGCCTTCCGATTCACATGGAAGCGTCTGTTTcgatcaggtattgaactcaaacGACAGGACTAGAGCCCAGACTCAGGGAGGGGGAGCCACATCAGGCAATAGTAAAGAGAAACGGTTCttctgcatgttctgtaacaaaggcttcagctgcccccagaaggtggagatccaccagagggtccacacaggggtgaaatgcttcagctgtacccagtgtcagaTGCGCTTTGTCCAGGCTGgtgacctgaagaggcaccagagggtccacacaggggagaaaccctacgGCTGCCCacagtgtgagaagaggttctcccgcCAGGACCACCTGAAGATGCACATGAAggtccacacaggagagaggccGTTCGCCTGTACGCACTGCGGGAAGAGGTTTTCAGAAAGGAGATGCCTCAGGATACACCAACAGAAAAACCATTCCACTCTATAA
- the LOC106610094 gene encoding zinc finger protein 184-like isoform X4: protein MGCPPAPSSEYLPVFHQTQRTVHSRGDGEGDTLDTGSDDLSSSYATEMEPGNISLGLETQTDLSRGDWNQYSSSVYSEGCLDKKGEGLVVDVKVEGDVPPTWNADSHLGDGHSQGREFLDYRGSLETNPNVATHSPLHAFRDRDPVSTSMGLSDSHGPVLFDQVLNSNDQRAKAQGGGETSGNSKEKRFLCMFCNKGFSCPQKVERHQRIHTGEKPYSCPQCEKKFSRQDHLKLHQKVHTGEKPYSCPQCHMRFTQAGNLKMHLKVHTGERPFACMHCGKKFSERRYLRIHQQKNHSTLT, encoded by the coding sequence aTGGGCTGTCCTCCTGCTCCCAGCTCAGAGTACTTACCAGTATTTCACCAGACCCAGAGGACGGTTCATTCCCGTGGAGATGGTGAAGGTGACACATTAGACACGGGCAGTGATGATCTGTCTTCCTCTTACGCTACAGAGATGGAACCTGGCAACATATCCTTGGGTTTAGAGACacagactgatctgtctagaggggactggaaccagtacagtagtagtgtatactctgaagggtgCCTAGATAAGAAAGGGGAGGGTCTGGTCGTAGATGTGAAAGTGGAGGGCGATGTTCCTCCCACATGGAATGCAGATAGTCACCTAGGAGATGGACACTCACAGGGCAGAGAATTCTTAGATTACAGGGGAAGCTTGGAGACAAATCCAAATGTCGCAACCCACTCCCCTTTACACGCGTTCAGGGATCGCGACCCAGTGTCCACGTCGATGGGGCTTTCTGATTCACATGGCCCCGTCCTTTTcgatcaggtattgaactcaaacGACCAAAGGGCAAAGGCTCAGGGAGGAGGAGAAACATCAGGCAATAGTAAAGAGaaacggttcctctgcatgttctgtaacaaaggcttcagctgcccCCAGAAGGTGGAGAGGCACCAGAGGATCCACACAGGTgagaaaccctacagctgccCTCAGTGTGAGAAAAAGTTTTCCCGCCAGGACCACTTGAAGTTGCACCAgaaggtccacacaggggagaaaccctatagctgcccccagtgtcacatgcgcttTACCCAGGCTGGCAAcctgaagatgcacctgaaggtccacacaggagagaggccaTTCGCCTGTATGCACTGCGGGAAGAAGTTCTCAGAGAGGAGatacctcaggatacaccagcagaaaaaccATTCCACTCTAACATAG
- the LOC106610104 gene encoding uncharacterized protein — MANCMVFHTQIASIMEVLANAAVAEICKLVDDDYAVFRLEVTQRQKENRGLRRKLQLLELKVARERALPSRPSSVKVLDRYRGMARGEGHLTGGHRNFVKPVGHNTWRNDQPVAVDEGSGTSTQHVIVIESADAEAAGSEVEQERSEGEEDPRHSRDIQTGAAGVPYEATEDPTTAAHEPKNRRSITEVSGRPDTILKSETDTKTLIVTQRLLHTGSDQLSDPKRLGLEPLDCPPAPSSEYLPLFNQSKRPAHSRGDGETLDTGGDDPSCSYATEMDPGNISLGLERQTDLSRGDWNRYSSSVYSEGCLDKKGEVIVVDEVTVKVEGDTSLTWNADETHFFEGHSQGNTNNFLDYRESLETNLNVATHSPLHAFRDRNSVSTSMAPPDSDGHILFDQILNSNNRARAQAQGRGAISGGSKEKRFLCMFCNKGFSCSQKVEIHQRVHTGEKPYSCTQCHMRFTQAGDLKRHQRVHTGEKPYSCPQCEKRFSRHHHLKMHLKVHTGERPFV; from the exons ATGGCTAACtgtatggtttttcacactcaaatagcctccatcatggaggtgctagcgaatgcagccgtggcagagatctgtaaactcgtagacgacgactatgcagtgtttcgtttggaagtaactcagagacagaaagaaaacagaggattgcggaggaaactacagctaCTGGAACTGAAGGTGGCACGGGAGCGCGCCCTCCCCAGTCGTCCCAGTAGTGTAAAGGTCCTCGACCGATACAgaggaatggcaagag gtgaaggacatctcactggaggccacaggaACTTTGTGAAGCCAGTGGGCCACAATACATGGAGAAATGACCAACCCGTAGCTGTAGATGAagggagtggaacctcaacccagcacGTTATCGTAATAGAG TCTGCAGATGCAGAGGCTGCAGGTTCTGAGGTCGAGCAGGAGAgatctgaaggagaggaggacccacggcacagcagagacatccagactggaGCAGCTGGAGTGCCCTATGAAGCTACAGAGGACCCCACCACCGCTGCTCACGAGCCAAAGAACCGACGCAGCATCACGGAGGTCAGTGGAAGGCCGGACACCATCctcaagtcagagacagacaccaaGACTTTAATTGTAACACAAAGGCTCTTACACACAGGATCTGACCAATTATCAGATCCAAAGAGACTGGGGCTGGAGCCACTGGACTGTCCTCCTGCTCCCAGCTCAGAGTATTTACCGTTATTTAACCAGAGCAAGAGGCCTGCTCATTCCCGTGGAGATGGTGAAACATTAGACACTGGTGGTGATGATCCGTCTTGTTCTTACGCTACAGAGATGGACCCTGGCAACATATCCTTGGgtttagagagacagactgatctgtctagaggggactggaaccggtatagtagtagtgtatactctgaagggtgCCTAGATAAGAAAGGGGAGGTTATAGTCGTAGATGAGGTGACTGTGAAAGTGGAGGGCGACACATCTCTGACATGGAATGCAGACGAGACTCACTTTTTTGAAGGACACTCGCAGGGCAACACCAATAACTTCTTAGACTACAGGGAAAGCTTAGAGACAAATCTAAATGTTGCAACCCACTCCCCTTTACACGCATTCAGGGATCGCAACTCAGTGTCCACGTCAATGGCACCTCCCGATTCAGACGGCCACATCCTTTTCGATCAGATATTGAACTCAAATAACAGGGCTAGAGCCCAGGCCCAGGGAAGGGGAGCAATATCAGGCGGTAGTAAAGAAaaacggttcctctgcatgttctgtaacaaaggcttcagctgctcccagaaggtggagatccaccagagggtccacacaggggaaaaaccctacagctgtacccagtgtcacatgcgcttcACCCAGGCTGGTGACCTGAAGAGGCATCaaagggtccacacaggggagaaaccttacagctgcccccagtgtgagaagaggttctctcGCCACCACCATTTGAAGATGCACTTGAAGGTCCACACGGGAGAGAGGCCGTTCGTCTGA